DNA sequence from the Thermostichus vulcanus str. 'Rupite' genome:
TCCAGCGTTTCCAGGCTTTGTCCAGTCGCATCAGGTTTTGCTGCTGGCAATCCGCATAGATGTCTTTGTATTCGGGAAATTGTTCTTTAGTGGCGCGTAACTCCGATGCTTGGGTGTAGTAATCAACTTTGTCCGGCACCTCCCCAACGGGCTCAGAAACAATGCTGCAACGGTCAATCCGGCAACGAGTTCGATTCAACCCATCAAACCGTTGACCCAACGCATAGTTCCAGTGCCGCCGCAACAATTCACCCCAGGTTTCTAGGGTCAAAGCTTGGCTATCGGTTGGGTTAAGTTTGTACTGGTAAGTGAGCAGCATGGGATTATCGTAGCTTAGTGTCATGACTCCAGGTCAGGCAATCTCCGGGGCATCGTTGGCGCAGCCTGCGCGAAGCGCATACCCCAGAGATTGCCTTATCTATCCCCCTTCACTGCCAAGCTACACTGTGGCGGGAGTACCCCGGAGGTTTTGATGGGATCTTTAGTTTGACTTACCTCAAGTTATCTAGGGAGACTGGATTCGCCATCCTCAACTGCCGCATCTGGGTATGTGCACCATTCAACCCCTCCCCCCCGAACGCGTCGCCCAAATGGCGGCTGGAGAGGTGATTGACTCCCTGGCGGCGGCGGTGCGGGAGCTGGTAGAAAATGCCCTGGATGCTCAAGCAACCCGCATTCAGGTGGAGGTTTGGCCCCAGCGCTGGCAAATTCGAGTCAGTGATAACGGCCAAGGGATCCCCGCCTCGCAACTGGAACAGGTCGCCCATCGCTACACCAGTAGCAAGTGGGATCCCCAATCGGATCCCTCCACCCTTGGGTTTCGCGGGGAAGCCCTGCACAGCCTGGCCCGGTTGGGATCCCTGACGCTGCAAACTTGGCATAGAGCTGATCCCCATGGCTGGAGGGCTTGTTACAACCGGGAGGGATCCCTCACGGACAAGCAACCGGCGGCCACTGCCTTGGGTACAGTCGTGACCGTGAGCAACCTATTTGCTGACTGGCCTTTGCGCCGTCAAGAGCCTGCTTCTGCCCGTTTGCTCCTCACACTGCTCCA
Encoded proteins:
- a CDS encoding helix-turn-helix domain-containing protein, whose protein sequence is MLLTYQYKLNPTDSQALTLETWGELLRRHWNYALGQRFDGLNRTRCRIDRCSIVSEPVGEVPDKVDYYTQASELRATKEQFPEYKDIYADCQQQNLMRLDKAWKRW